The nucleotide sequence ACAACAGAGGAAAGACTCCAGGGAAGAGAGGGCTTGCACACAAGAGGAATCAAATTCTACTGAGGCTGAAACTAACATAAAGACTGATGACACTCTGTGTGACAGTTTTTTGTTGATTAGAACATTTGAATTGTGAGCAAGAAAGAGGTCCACAAATTAATTGGGACCAAAAAATCAGATGGGTGTGGGCTGAGGAGAAAAGTTGATTAGGGGACCTTACCTCTTCTTGGATTGCAAAGAAGATAAGAGAGAAGTAGGCGGAAATACATGGAGAttgaagcatttttgtttttcttctttttttttttttgttattggtgttcaatttgccaacatacagaataacacccagtgctcatcccatcaaatgcccccctcagtgcccgtcacacagtcacgcataccccccaccctcctccccttctaccacccctagttcatttcccagagtcaggagtctttgtgttctatctccctttctgatatttcccacacatttcttctcccttcccttatattccctttcactattatttatattccccaaatgaatgagaacatataatgtttgtccttctctgactgacttacttcactcagcataataccctccagttccatccacgtcgaagcaaatgatgggtgtTTCTTGTTTCTAATGggtgaggaatatcccactgtatacagagaccacagcttctttatccattatctgtcgatggacaccgaggctccttccacagtttggctattgtggacattgctgctagaaacatcggggtgcaggtgtcctggcgtttcattgcatctgcatctttggggtaaatccccaacagtgcaattgctgggtcatagggcaggtctatttttaactgtttgaggaacctccacacagttttccagagtggctgcaccaggtcacattcccaccaacagtgtaagagggttcccttttctccacatcctctccaacatttgtggtttcctgccttgttaatgttccccattctcactggtgtgaggtgggatctcattgtggttttgatttgtatttccctgatggcaagtgatgcggagcagtttctcatgtgcatgttggtcatgtctgtgtcttctgtggagaaatgtctgttcatgtctctgcccttttcatgactggattgtttgtttctttgcttttgagtttaataagttctttatagatcttggatactagccctttatctggcgtgtcatttgcaaatatcttctcccattctgtaggttgtctttcagttttgctgtgcagaagcttcttatcttgatgaagtcccaacagttcacttttgcttttgtttctcttgccttcatggatgtatcttgcaagaagttgctgtggccaagtttgaAAAGGGTgttgctgtgttctcctctaggattttgatggaatcttgtctcacatttagatctttcatccattttgagtttatctttgtgtctggtgaaagagagtggtctagtttcattcttctgcatgtggatgtccaattttcccagcaccacttattgaagagactgtcttttttccagtggatagtctttcctgctttgtggaatattagttgaccataaagttcagggtccacttctggattctctattctgttccattgatctatgtgtctgtctgtgccagaaccacactgtcttgatgaccacagctttgtagtacaacctgaaatctggcattgtgatgcccccggatatagttttcttttttaatgtccccctggctatttggggtcttttctgattccacacaaatcttaagatgattccttccaactctctgaagaaagtccatggtattttgatagggattgcaattaatgtgtaaattgccctgggtaacattggcattttcacaatattaatttttccaatccatgagcatggaatatttttccatctctctgtgtcttcctccatttctttcagaagcgttctgtagtttttagggtatagatcctttacctctttggtgaggttaattcctaggtatcttatgcatttgggtgcaattgtaaatgggattgactccttaacttctctgtcttcagcctcattgttagtgtatagaaatgccactgacttctgggattgattttatatcccgccacactgccgaattgctgtagttctagcaatcttggggtggagtcgtTTGAGATTTCTATGCACAGTATAATGTCATCTGCTGCCCCACCTCTTGTCAGGTGtacggctcagtgggagttgtttatctgTGAGGCCCATGCGCAGTCCCAggtacagggtgacaccaggagggacaacaacAGTGCCGGCGGCCAGCTGTCCAGCCCTGGCGTCAGCTCCCACATTAACCATCGTAGCTCCCAGTGCGCAGGGGCCTGGGTACTCTGGGGTGggggcactgacctgcacagctcctTGGCCCAGGCGGCAGGAGCGAcctggctgtcctgtgtcctcctggcctctgcctgccccagGGGAGCACCGGATCCTGGGTTGTGTCCCCCAGTGCACTGGGCCCCGGGGCTTGCAACACTGTGAATGGACCTAAAGTACCATGATGTGAAATTTAGAAGCATCAGAGTAAATTTTGCGCAGTTAACTTAtcctttatcaaaaataaaatacataagccCTTATGGAAGGtttatgaaaatcataaaatacaggAACAGCGCAATGACGGGGAGGGGAAGGCTCCATTGGGCTGCAGCCACCATGAGCCCCGcggcaggagctggggctggcTCCCGAGGTGGTTCACGGGGTTGCTCCACGCCCAGGCCGGTTGCTTCATTGAGTTAGGAGGCTGCTCAGGCACATCTACGACCTCGAGAGCAGGGGGTGgcgtctgctcctcccccagggatcccaggggtgcagggggctccTCCAGGGCGGAGCAGTGAACTAGAGCAGTGACCACTATCTGCAGGGGCTTCGCCTCCCCAGTGGGCACCTCAGCGCGGGCTGAGCCCTCAGCCCCAGCAGCCAGGACGGCCTCGATCCCCGCAGGCCTGACGGGGCAGCAGGCCCCATGGTCGGAGCTGGGGCGCACTCCTGAGCTGCTTCAGGGTGTTTTCCTCGGGCCGAAGCTGTAGCTCCAAGAAGACAAAGTATCACCATCAGGACGGACTGTCCACGTCCCTCCCAAGTCAAGGCCACTCTTCCCACCGCTCCACGTGTGTGAGGGCAAGAGCCCTGGGAGGTGTCCCCAGGCTGCAGCCCGTGGGGTGGGGTGTGAGCCCACCGCCTGCTCCTGACCCAGCTGAACAGAAGCTGGATCTGCGGGCACCCCCTGTCCTCAGCTTGGCCACCCCCAgacctcctcacccccagcctctggctccaCTGCATGGAGGCGTCTGAATTGCTTGAGGTAACGCAGGGCACAGAGTTCCACGTCTGAGCCTGGCATGTGCTGCCTTAGGAATTGCAGAAGTTTTATAAGGGAGGGAAATTCTGGGAGCTGACAAAAGTCATCCCGGTAATAATCCAGCCATATTTCCAGCATGCAGGAGATGGCCCTGTGGAGGGACAGGTGGGCACTGGCGTCAGAAGACAGGGCACCCTCACTCACAGGTGTCCTGAGGAGAGCCCTGCAGGACCCGGGGCTCCGACCTCCCTTGCAGGATGTTGGAGGCAAGTCCTGTCCTTGTCCCCCTGCCACCTGGTGGTCCTGCCTGCCACAGGCCTGCTCCCCGAGGAGGGGCTGGCACGTAGCCTCAGTGCTGGGGAGTCCACGGCCAGCGGGGTGACCATCACCATCTCTCCTGGGGAAgcggggctccctcctcagcctggtCCCTGCCCAACTGCCCCTTGAGTCCACCGGCAGGCGTACGGGGACAGGGGGCATCTGGCCTGTCATTGCCCTCACTGCACACACTGTCTTCTGGGTAGGTCCAAGCCAGGAGGGCTCGGGCTCTGTGTCCTGCCAGGGCTTGCCAGGACCCGCCCGGGACCGCCACCTTCCCTCCTGTGGCTCTGGCCTGCCTCCCTCCCGAGGGGACCCTGGGGTGTCCTTCCACTGACTCTAATCTCCCTTCTCCCATGGGGTGGGGGCCACCTGGTCCGGGAGCCCTACAGccctcctgagcacctgctgtgccccCGGGTCCAGGTGCCACCAGATTGGGGAGTGcgatgctccccaccccctctgctctgggccctaggtgtggggcagagagagggttgGGGGGCATGGAGAAGGGCTCCCTGAGGGGTCCCAATGCCTCCCACCAAGCCCGCACCCCATCCACCGCTCTCCTTCGCTCTTTTTCAGAAGGGCCCTTAGACCTTTACCCTGTCACGGGAATTGCAGATGTGTGGGGTGAGGGTgcagcccccctgccccacagccccctcgctgccctcctggagagggaaggccctCCTGCAGGAGCCGGAGTCACTCACAGTTTCCAGCGTTGCAGGACCAGTCATTGTTACCCCACGCATCTACGATGCACCCATACCTAGAGGAGGGCGGGGGCATCCCATGAATTGTGCTGGGGACGCGACTTCTCATTATGGGGGCTGTCACCCTCTGACCCCGACTAGGCCAGAGCCCCGGGGGCCGTCAACTCTGTTCATGGGGCCACGGGCAGCTCCCAGAGAATTACCTGCACCTTCTGGGGCCTCCTGAAGGCTTGAGCATGAAAGGGCTCCAGCCAGACCCATGGCCAAATCCTAGTGGGCCTGAGGCACCCCGGGGTCCCCCGGTCTGGTTGCCCCAGGACACAGAACCCCGATGGACTCTCAAACCTCCTTTCAATGGGGAAACAGGCCAGCTCAGGACCCTGGTGATGGGTGGAGGAGGCACAAGTCTCCTCACAGGGGAGGAGGATGGCTGCTGAGCACAGGCACAGCCCCTCTGGCTGACCCGCcacaggccaggccctggggctgccctccaggacCCCGCTAGGCCCTGGGTTACCCTGCTCCAGGTGGGGGAGCAGCCCGAGGCCGGGAAGCTCAcaccatccccagcctccccagcagcaggtggcccagccctgggctgcggaggggcaggtgctcactCGGTGAACAGCAGGTCCAGCACCTCGTCCGTGGTGGCGAATCCACGATAGTCGTCTAAGAACCTGCAAATGGAGATGACGTCCCTGCGATGCAAGGCGAGCAGCAGTTGTCGGACTTTGTGCTCCAGCAACTCCGTCCGGCTGGACTTCATCAGGGCGATCAGATGCCCATTCCCGGCCAAGGCCCCTGCACCCTGAGGTGGGAAGAGGGGACATGCATCTTGCAGGGAGCCGCCGCGAGGCCTGAGAATCTATTTGcagaagataaaattgacattctACATGGAAGAGTAGCCTTTGTCATAGTGCATGGATTTCCCTAAGGAAAGTACAAGGTGTGTTTTGGGGGTGGGTGCATGGCCCCAGGAGCATGAGAGGCAGCATGCTGTAGACCCGGTAATTTCCACACAATGCAGCTGAGCAAGGGCTGATTCCCCACATGAGTCCAGGAGGGACCACGTCCTGAGGTCTTCAGTCACCCCGTCAGGTGGCAGTGGGGTGGAGGACAAAGTCCGAGGCCAGGAGCTGGCTCATTCACTCTCAGTGTCTTCTGAGGATGAGGACACCTGTAGGTACTGTGGAGGACACTCCAGGGGCCACAGACACAGGCTCCGTCCAacaggtgggaggcaggagggccctgAGCAGGTCCTGGCTTCTCgggaggaaggaatgagggagCTGCGAGGAACTGGGAGCTCCAGCAGCTTCTGTCCAATCTGGTGAAGACCATTCTCAGGGGCTGAGTGGGGGCCCGCGCAGAGGGCAGCTGTGGGGGCTCGGTGCACGGCTGAAGCATCTCCAGGTGAGGTGTGGCAGGTGTGGGCTGGGGGCCCTTGCTCGGATGGAGGGCAGGTGtcttcctgggctgcaggggcctGGCTGTGCATCCACGGGCACGTCTGCTTCCTGGAGGACACAGATTCCCTGAATTCCCCACAGGGGCTCCCTGGATGCTCCAGCGGGTGTGCTGGCTGGGGCTCCACCGCGCTTTCTTTCGGGGGTTCTTGGTCCtgtctaggggcatctgggcacATTTCTTGCCTGGAGTATGGAGGGGCATTTGGGAATTGTCTGCCAATTCGTTCCTGACAGCGGGAAGGGTGTTCTCCTCAGGAATACTTGGGTGGTGCCTGGGTTTGTCCCAGCCCATGGCCCTGGGAGCCAGCCTGGGGACCCTTGAGGGAGACTCTGCAGGGCCTCTTGGCTCTCTGCTGCACAACCAGGCTGTCAGCCCTGACACAGGGTTGGCAAGCCGGCTGTGGGGTGTCAGCGATCGGCACTTCCTGGGCACCAGGAGGTCCACCAGGTGGGCTGAGGCTAACTTTAGGGCTACTCAGAGGAGATGTGGAATGGGACTGGACAGTCTCAACAGGGGTCTCAGTACGTGCCTTCATTGGCAGGTTAGGATCAGGGATTAAAACTTTCAGGTAAAAATGGAGATATCATATAGAGCATCCTACACAAGTTTTTTATTGAACTCCATGGGTACAGAATCAATATCCTAAAACATGGTGGCTTCAGAGATGACACTTTTATTCTCTTAGTGTCCAGGGATGACAAGTGAACATCAGGAATTCAGCAGGGCCCCAGGGCTTGTGAAGCCCAGTCACTGACCAAGGCCTGGCAAAATGTTCCTGTTTCTCTTGGCCTCTGGTCAGTAAAGAAGACAAATAGACTTAGGTTTCCACCTTTCCTAAGACTTATACGATTTCCTAAACTTCATTATTCTTCACTATTCTATCCTGCACAAAGATGCCTCCTTTTCCAATGCAAAGGATCATGGTCACAAGTAGGAATGAATTGTCGTGTCGACTCAAAAATGTTTCAGCAGAGACTACCAATTCTGTGGGCGGAAGAAGCCATAATGACACTTTCAAACCACAAGCTAACAAGGTGCCCTCCTACCTGCATCTACACCTGCCAAGCCCACAATGTGGAAAAAGGCACAAGCCTACAACATATTCCAACTGAATCAAGAGAATATAAAGGATATTGGGGTGGAATTCCCTGAGGAACAGTTAAAATGAGGCAGATAAACACTGGATTGAGGATAGAGACTCTTGTAGGAAAGGGAGTTTCAAAGGAATGTTTCCCAAAATCATTAAACCAGCCAGAGAATTTCTCTTGTGGTGGACCCGGGCCACACCTAGGCAGAAACTGGTATTCATCAAAACCTTCACAATCTTTGTAGATTGGGATCATAGTCCAGAGAGATAGAAGTGTAGAAGCCAAGCAATGGATGCCATATTCCCAAATGATTGGTTACAGCTACAAACATTCTGGCTGGTGAGGAGAACGAGTTCCTATGTGATACCTGCGCTCCTTTGGGAGAGTGATCTTCCCTGTCCTAGAGCACTGACGTCTAACACTCCTTGGCTCACTTGAGgttactgaggaagaaaaaggacattCATAGAGATATCCATTGAACATAGAAACTGATCAAATTCTGTTCAGAAAGGAGCAGGGGCAGTTAGGGAGGTTGAGAAAGACCTGAAGGTGCTGTCTGATGAGAGAGTCAAGATTaggacctgggctggcctgaaAGGTCTCTATGAGAAAGGGACCACACCCAAATCCCTTAATCCAATCAAGCGATTATAGCCAATTGGAAGATCTTGctctttacatttcagtttttaactGAAAGTTAGTTGACAAAATGGATATAACATCTTGAATAACCTCAAACCCTGACCCAATTTTTAATACCATTAGGTCTAAATTCAGCAGAAGTGTTGGTAAAATACCAATGGTTCAGAAAACATGAGTCCTGAGGTTAATTCCCACGCTAAAATGTACCAATATAATTTCACTTGCAGAAATTCCAATCTCCACCAAATCCACATGGACTCACACCTCCAttcacatagacacacacacacaggcacacacacggAGTCATAGGAATCGCTCTCATGAGGGCATCATTAGCCTGTTGAAGCTGCTGAGTGGCTCAATCCCTGCAGCAGCTAAGAAGATTGGGTGGATATCTTTCAAGTGGCTGAAACATCACGTGACCTTGGGGCAGTATAAAAGTCCGGAAGCAACGGAAGTGGCCATTCCTGACCATCCCTCTCTCCCACGGGACACCCAGTCTCCTGCAATGGAGTCTGTCCAGGACCTTTCTCAGCCTCTCCTGATGGGCGTGAGGACCACAAGTGCACTTCAGGTGAGTTTTCAGGCCACTGGTCCGACCTTCCCTGACAGAGCAATGGGACAGTGAGGAAATGATGGAGGGATTGGCCCTTCCTCCAAGGGTTAAGGACTCTTTCTGGTCTAACATGTTCTGAGGACAGAGACTGAGCCAAAGCATGGCTGTGAATGCCCTGGGCACCGGGACGTTCCAATGCCAGTGGAATGGGGCCTCAGGTGTCACATTGGTATGGGGTGGTGGACGAGCAGGGACAGAAGGCCCGTAAATGTCTCAGTGGGCCCTGCAGGCCTAGAGAAGACACAGGATcagggcgcctgggcagctccaTTGTTTCAGGGACTGACTTGGGTcgggacatgatctcagggtctggagatgGATCCAGGCCCTCACTGGGTTTCTGATAActgagtgtctgcttctccctctgtccttcctacAGCTCAGGTGATCACTCTCCattacacacgcacacactctctctcgtaaataacttacattttttttgacaaaagaaTTTACTGGTTCCCACAAgctgaaaatacatatatatatttgtcaatttGGTGGGGCTGTATTGGGGACATTGCCAAGAACACATGAAATGGAAGTGTTCATAGTCTCAGGTGGGCAGCTCCCCATGGAGTAGAGGATAATGTGTTTCCAAAGTGACTTTGGACTTAATCATGGCTTTCCCGGTGGGGCATTCAGATATTAGAGAGGGAAGTCCACTTTCCTGAAGCCTGTTCACTTTGAGTCCTCCATGGTGGATCCCTCTGGACCTCAACTGGGAGAGGTTCTGTCCCTGATTTTGCTTCCAAAGGGATTTTGGAGAAACTTAATGATAGTGTCGTCAAGGGTCCTTCAAAGCAGACTGAACAACATTCCTTCTTGGTGGCATCCATCAGAGCAGGGATGTGGCTTGGCCAGGAGGGCATAGAccggaaggaggaaagagaagtgacAGGGGGAAATGTGTGTTTGGCAAGACTGTCCTGAAGCTCGCTAAGACCTCCTTGGGAAGACGGTACAGGGAGGACGCCTAGGTCAGGTGAATAGGactctcttgtttcttttcccaCAGGCTACCGGAAACCCATCCCCAAATCAGACTGACTTGTCCCTCCAGGACATGGGACACATGGTGGCCCGTCACTCCCAGCTTGGGCCCGACATTCCCTTGAGACCCCAGAAAGGCAAGAGGCCACAGACAGCAGGACTGGCCCTCGGAGTTCCCAGTCCAGAGGAGGAGGATCCCAGGGTGAGTGGGGAGGCTGGCATGGGTTTTGAAGCAGGAGCTCTGCCAGGAGTCTTGATACAGGCTAGGCTCACAGAAGATCATTGACCAGACCCTGTTGTCATCCTGACATGGGCTGGAATCCCAGCAGTCTACACATTGGGACACTCAGAGGCTCTGAGCATCAGCCTCAGGGCACCATAAGATCAGATCCAGGCTTGTGTTTGTCCCGAATCTTAATGATGTTTCCACCTGTCTTCAACCTGACACCTCCACTCCCTCTtcaccttccttcccttccacagGAGGGGGATTAAGCATCCAGAGGTCTTCATTATACTGACATCTCACTAGCCAGATAGGATGTCCCCTGTCCTCATCCCATGTGCCACTTCATGAGGACGGCCTCCCATTCGTGTGCTTGGCAGGTTCACTGGCATTTGAGTGGATGCACTGAcccctgctccttccttccccaggtaAAGTGCAGGGACTGTGGGGCCTTTGGACACAAGGCATCAAGCACCAGATGCCCCATAAAACACTGGGGCACGACCCTCATTCCTGTGGCCTTGGGCTCCAGGAGGCTGAAGGAGAATGTGGAGCCGGGGAGTCAGCGGGACCCAAGACACCAGGCTAGGCTGTTGGACCAGGCTgagagggagaagacagagagacGAAGGTGAGGAATGGGGCTTGTGACCCGAACGCCAGGGCTGATACGACAGGCCCCGAGTCCGTGTGCATGCACAGTGTGCAGGGCGGCTGcgggcagagccaggctgggcgaggcaggcagaggagctcCCAGGCTAACAGGGTCCACATTTGGGTGATGGAGCTGTCCCTGCTGATTTGGTGTGGGGTTTGTGGCTGGAGCAGTGTCCCTGCACCAGTGAATGTATGGAGCTTGGCACATGCCAAGGCAGACCCTTTCTGACTCTGCATGTAAGAAACTGCCTGGATGACCTGTTCAGCTCCCTGTAGTTAGGAcgaggggcagaggtgggtgtAGAGTGGCTGCGGAGGGAAAGGACCAGGTTGGCCCAAGCCCCGAGCAGGTGTCCGGCTGGAAGCCAGGGAAGGGAGTTCCTTCTTCTTTCCATGCTTTGATTTCTCATGCAGGCAAGAAGCCGAGCAGAGGAAGGCCCTGCTCCACAGGTTCCCCAGGAGACCCCGGGAGGGGCAGAAGCGCACCTGGAAGGAAGACACGGAATCTTGTGACTATGTGAGGGTGAGTGTGCGCTGCTTCCCGGGCTGTGCTAGGGGAACTTCTTACCGGGCTGTGCTTGGGGACTCGCTAGGCTCCATGGGCCTCCTGAGGGAGGCGGGGCTCCACTTCCTCTCTGACCAGTGGCAGTTGAGTAGGGTGGATTTGCACCCTTTTTTCCCTTGGTGCCCATGATGTTGCCTTATGCCTCATATGTGTGGGAACCGTGGCTGGTTGGCGTGTGAAGGTCATTGGTGGGCACTCCTGGACCACATACCATCCTCAAGGAACAGTCCTGTGTCCTTCATGACACGTTACccccctgcccatccccactCAGGAGCTCCCACCATGACTCTCCAGCAGCAGGACTCCTATCACCTCATGAGCAGAGAGGATGGAAGAGCTGGTCCAATGGAGGAAGCATCGCTGTGAGGCAGGACTTTCCGTGTCCCCCCACCATGTTAAAGGGCATCAACAACATTCTGTCATTCTCCGGGAGGATCCAAACATCCTTTGTTCCAGAGCAGCCCTGCAGCTGCATTCCCTACTTCTAGGTCAACAGATTCCATCGCTTTCTTTCCCTGTTCCGGGGCAGGAGGTGGTTACTAAGGTCGTGGGCAttcattggtttctttctttcctgaatgtTCATTTTGCCTTGGTGCTGAGGCCAAACTCATGGtgttgtgtcttttcttttcccacagcGTCCACACATGCCGCTGCCTCTCTACACCACCAGGAGGCCTTCTATCCCTGAGCCTGCACTGCTGAAGAAGCCACGTACTGAGAATCCAGACATAAGACTCTGGTCCCATTCCACATCTCCTCTGACTAGCCCTAAAGTTAGACTCAGGCCCCTTGGTGGACTTCCTGGTGCCCAGGAAGTGCCAATTGCTGACAACCCTCAGCCGACTCGCCAACCCTGTGTCAGGGCTGATAGCCTGGTTGTGCAGCAGAGAGCCAAGAGGCCCTGCAGAGACTCCCTCAAGGGTCCCCAGGCTGGCTCCCAGGGCCATGGGCTGGGAcacacccaggcaccacccaagTATCCTGAGGAAAACACCCGTCCCACTGTCAGCAACATATTGGCAGACAA is from Canis lupus dingo isolate Sandy chromosome 16, ASM325472v2, whole genome shotgun sequence and encodes:
- the LOC118351002 gene encoding putative protein FAM90A14, giving the protein MALGASLGTLEGDSAGPLGSLLHNQAVSPDTGLASRLWGVSDRHFLGTRRSTRWAEANFRATQRRCGMGLDSLNRGLTAKKIGWISFKWLKHHVTLGQYKSPEATEVAIPDHPSLPRDTQSPAMESVQDLSQPLLMGVRTTSALQATGNPSPNQTDLSLQDMGHMVARHSQLGPDIPLRPQKGKRPQTAGLALGVPSPEEEDPRVKCRDCGAFGHKASSTRCPIKHWGTTLIPVALGSRRLKENVEPGSQRDPRHQARLLDQAEREKTERRRQEAEQRKALLHRFPRRPREGQKRTWKEDTESCDYVRRPHMPLPLYTTRRPSIPEPALLKKPRTENPDIRLWSHSTSPLTSPKVRLRPLGGLPGAQEVPIADNPQPTRQPCVRADSLVVQQRAKRPCRDSLKGPQAGSQGHGLGHTQAPPKYPEENTRPTVSNILADNCQKPLQTPGKKCAQMPLDRSQNSRKKLGWRPSQHTSRIIEEAPVGISGSLCPPGSRHARGCTAGPLHPRKTPSLRPSKGPQPTPATPHLETLQMCTEPTWLPYARAPTQPLRMVFTRLDRSCWSSRFLTAPSFLPPEKPGPAQGPPATHMSDGACVCGPWSVLHGDLQVSSSSEDTESE